One Bythopirellula goksoeyrii genomic window, GTGCAGCACTGCGGGCAAACACACTTCGCATCCTTCTGGAAGTTGAACAGGACTAGGCAGCACGAATTGTAGATTAGGGGGGAGAGACTCGATGCAACGCCCGTTGCCAGAGTACGTACAGATTTCATGGTGCCAGAAAGTGGTTCTGTTGTGTCTGTTGGTAGTCGCCCATCCTGGGGCGGCCCAAGCAAACAGCGGCTCTTCGCTTATTGACCCCTTTGAAGATTCGCCGACGATGGGTTCGAGCGTTCCGCAGCAGAACCTCCTCTGGCAATCCACGGTCAAGGGCTACCTGGCCGACCCGGCATTTCGAAGTAAGCCAGCTGAAGCCCAGCGCGTGCGAACTTCCGTAAATACCAATCTATCAAGACCTGCGGTGCAGCCAGAAAAACCATCGGCAGCACCAGCATCTCCCTCGCCGTTTCATAAGTGGATCTCTCCTCGCTCTACAACTCCGACAAGAACGAAAGCGGCTCCCCCCCAAGAATCAACTCAATCAGTCGATGAATCAACTCCAGATCTAGCTTCCGAATCTTCTGATCAAACGGAGGACGTAGCGACGCCAGACCGCACGGCCGACGGGCCAGTCTTCATCACACCTCGCACGAGCGAACCTGAAATTGCCCGCCGCTCGAATCCCGCTTCACGTGGAGGAGGCCGACGGCTGAGGGAGATGTTCGACATTGACCAGCCTAATTCCGTTGAGCCACTGCCGAGCAAGAGCGATGAAGTTGAAGAAGTCGAAGAGGACGCCACAGCACTAAGCGAATATCCAACTCCGATCCAGGAACCAGAAGCGGAAGAAGAGGAAGTTGTTGAAGTACAGCTTCCTCCTCTCACCAGTAGTCAAAAGGCCCTCCGCTCCCATGTCCGACGCGTACTCAAATATTACTACGACCACCCAATGAACACGCGTGATCGCAGCCCCTGGGAACTGATCCACGCAGCTCTCACCTATGAAATTCACAGTCGCGTGCTCCAAGGGGGGCCCGATGGCAAGCCTGTTTCGGCAGTGGGTTGGCTCTGCTTTAACCAGTCGTGCCGAAAAATGCGTCTCATGTATATCAATGACGAAGGGGACCTGCACGTCCGCGTGGGTCCGGCCCTCCAGGGCCATCGGGGTCAGTTGCTAGCGATCCTCGCCCAGTGCAAGGTGAGCAGCGAGTATCCCATGCTAGTGGATGGCCATGAATTGAAAGTCAAAGACCTGATCAAGGAGGAAATGAGAACCTGCTATCCTCGCACGGAACTCACTTTTAAGCTGATCGGATTGATGCACTATCTTGACTCTAACACCCAATGGGTCAACGACCAGGGGATGCAGTGGGATATGCGAAAACTGGTCGCGGAGGAGCTCAAGCAGCCCATTCGAGGTGCTGCCTGCGGAGGCACCCACCGATTGTCGGGACTGACACTGGCCTACAAAGCTCGCGAGCAACGTGGCGAAAAGGTGGATGGGGAATACTATCAGGCGAAACGGTTCGTGACCCAACATCAGCTTTATGCGTATCGTATGCAAAACCGCGATGGCAGCTTCAGCACCAATTGGTTTCAGGGTCGAGAAGACCAGGATGACCCCGATCGCAAGCTGAAGACGACGGGCCATATCCTGGAATGGCTGCTTTATTCGGCGACGGACCGAGAATTGAAGAGTTCGCGGACCTCCAGAGCTGTCTACTTCCTCTCCAACCTGATGTACAGCAATCGCTATCGGGACTGGGAAGCTGGCCCGCTCGGCCATGCCCTCCATGCCCTAGTGGTTTACGACCGACTCATGTTCTCCAAGTACGATGAGCCAGGCAATGCACCCGTAGCAATCCGAGAGGCTCTGACGAAGTAGACTGGTAATGGAGCCGGTACTGGGTCACTTCGTCATTCCCGCACAGGCGGGAATCTAGTTTAAAACGGTTGCAATGAAGTTTTGGTGCTCCGCCTGCGCGGGGATGACTCGATTGGGGATGAATCCTTCACTCCAATGCTAACTTCGCAAAATTCTCCATTGAATGACGGGCCAGACTGCACTAAATTGCAGACTCTTGTAGTGGAGCCTCTTCCGCTACCGCATGTTTTGACCAAATTAGGGTGCGGTCTACCCCCAAGTGGCCGCGGAGAGAGTGGATGGCACCTTCGATCAAATTCACCGAGCAACTCCAGGTGTTTTGCGAAATCGCCAGCCGGATGGCCAAACACGAAGAAGCCGATGCCCTCCTGTTTTTGATCGAGGGGACAATTGACTGGCAGAAACTCCGAGACGCTACAGGCAAACACCATGTCATTCTGGCCAGCGACCGCAAACAGCACCTCTCCAAAGCCGAAGACTTTGACTTCGACACGGTCGAGCTCAACATCCCCGACAGCCCGGTCTACGAGCGGCTCACACAGGCCTTGCTCGAAAGCGTTGCCGACGATCTGTTGACCCCCGGGGCAACGGTCATCGCTCTCTACAGTGGCTTTGAAGTCGGGGTGATCGATTCGATGAGTGTGGTAAGTCTGGACGAGCATCTGGGCCGTCTGACCGTTCATGACCTACGGCAACTGGAAACGCGAGTACCGCTGGACACCCTCAAGACCACAGTGGACTTGGCCGTGGACATTGGCCGTGAAGGTCGCGAAGGGAAACCGGTCGGTACGTTGTTCGTCGTGGGCGACCATCGCAAGGTGCTCAAGCACTGTCACCCGCTGGGCTTCGACCCGGTGCGGGGCTACAACATCGACGATCGCCGTATGGAAGACACGAAAGTTCGCGAGTCGATTAAGGAGATCGCACAGCTCGATGGGGCATTTGTGGTCTCCTCGGATGGGACGATCATCTCAGCCTGCCAATACATCTCCGCCCCCGCTGCCGAGATTACGCTGAGCAAGGGCCTGGGCTCCCGTCACTGGGCCGCCGCCGCCATCAGCCGCGCAACCGGAGCAGTGGCCATTGCCGTGAGCGAATCCAACGGCACGGTGCGCCTCTTCCAAAACGGCGAAGTGATGCTCCGCATCGAACCCTTCCGCCGCGCGATGAAGTGGAAAGATTTTGAATACGACCCGCCGAGCGCGGGGGACTGAGCGGCACGGCGCTGTTGAGCAGGACTCGGCAGGCGCGTCGCGGCTAACAAACCGAGATTTCGCGAGAAAAACCCCTGTTTCCGTCTTCCCTCTAGCTTTTTTCTCTCTTGCTGCCAATAATCGTTAATGCGCTAACGAATTTTCCCCTTCCCCCTCGATTGGCCTTCCCGTGCTGGAATACGACTTTGAAGAGAGCCTCGGTTACTGGCTCGTGATGGCCCATCAGGCCTATATGCGGGCTTTCAACGAAGAACTTGCGCCGCAGGGGATCACGTATCGACAGGCCCAAGTACTCGCATGGCTTGCACTGGAAGGCCCGCTGGCACAAGCCGACCTGGCCAGTCGCATGTTGATCGAACCTCCCAGCCTGGTGGGGACTCTTGATCGGATGGAGGAGAGCGGGCTTATCGAACGACAAGCCTGTCCGAACGATGGTCGGAAAAAACTAGTCCACCCCCTCCCTGCGGCAGACGAACTATGGGAGCAAATTGTAGCGAGCGGCAGACGCATTCGTGCGCAGGCTTCAGCCGGTTTGTCAGATCGCGAACTTGCCATACTCAAGCGTCTCTTGGGCAAAGTTCGTGCGAATGTTTCTACCCAGTCCCCAGTGAAATGTGCAAGATGAATCAACACTTTGATCCCTGGTTGTCGAGCATTGCCCTGGCACTCTGCCTAGTTGGTCTTGGTCAGCCTGCTACTGCTCAGCCCCCTGGCGGAGAACCACCCCCGTCAATCATTGTTGCCGCGCCGGTCGTGGAGCAATCTGTGGCAGCGGAGCAAACGTTTGTAGGAACGGTAACACCGAGGCGCATTGCCACGATTGGTAGTGCGGTGAGCGGCCGTGTAGTTGAAGTCCCCTTCGAGGAGGGAGACCGAATCGAAGCCAAACAACCTTTGGCTCAACTGCTGACTGACACGATCACGCTTGAAGTCGCGGGAGCCGAAGCCGAATTGCGTTTACGAAAAGAACAGCTGGCGGAATTGGAGAATGGGAGTCGCCCCGAAGAAATCGCCCAAGCCGAGGCGCGGATGGCTGCCGCGGCGGCTCGGCAAGATTTTCTTGACGGCCGCTACGCCCGGATGCAGAGCTTGCGCAACACCCGTGGTGCAGTGACAGAGGAAGAAGTCGAAGAAGCCAAAAGCCAGTCACTCGAAGGCCAACAGATTTATGCCGAGATGCTGGCGGCATACGATCTGGCCGTGGCAGGGCCTCGTGAAGAAGTCATCGCTCAGGCACGTGCCCAGGTTGCGATCCAAGAAGCCCTCGTTGAAAAACTTAGCGACCAGCTCCAAAAGCATACGATCATATCTCGGTTTCCCGGGTATGTGACTCAGAAACTCTCCGAAGCGGGTCAGTGGGTCAATCAGGGAGATCCGGTTGCCGAAGTCGTTGGCATCGATGAGGTCGATGTCGTGGTGCAGGTAGTCGAAGGCGATATTTCCTTCGTTCGTCCAGGACAGGAAGTGCGCGTGGAGATCCCGGCGATCCCCGATCATGAATTTTTCGGCAAAGTCGTGGCCACGATTCCTCAAGGCGATGTCCGTGCCCGCACCTTCGCTGTGAAAATTCGCGTGCTGAATGAAATCAGCGAGGACGGCCCGTTGATCCTTGCTGGAATGTATGCCCGCGCCGCCCTACCCGTCGCTAAGACACTCCAGGCCATTCTGGTCCCCAAAGATGCCGTCGTATTAGGTGGGCCCCAACCTATCATCGCTGTCATCGAAGGAGCAACGTCCAAGGGTGAAACGGGGACACCGGTTACGGTGCCAGTGCAACTTGGAACGTCGCAAGGAAACTTGATTCAAGTGACGGGAAACGTAAAACCGGGCCAGATGGTCGTTGTCCAAGGAAACGAACGACTCCGCCCGGGACAGAAGGTGGTAATTGGAGGTATCGCGGGGGAGGAGAAATAGGCCGCGGATGAACGCGGATTTGGCTGATTGACGTGGATTGTTGGTATTAATGACTAAGGCTTCGAATTTCAAATCTGCGTATATCCGTTTAATCAGCGTTCATCGGCGTCCCATTTCTTTCCAAGCACTTGTGTTCGTAAAAGTCGAATCGCACGAGACCATTCATGCAACTGGTTGAATCCTTTGTTCGCAATCCTGTAAAAATCTCCGTGGGAGTGCTGTTGACGGCCCTCTTTGGGACGATTGCGCTCACTCGGCTTCCCTTGCAACTGACTCCGGAGGTCGATACGCCGACGATTACGATCACGACCCGCTGGCCAGGGGCTAGCCCGAAAGAGGTCGAACAGGAAATCATTGTCGAGCAGGAAGAACAGCTCAAAGGGGTCGAGGGTTCCAGCAAACTCTCCTCGGAAAGCTCCGACTCGCAGGGAGTGATAACGCTGGAGTTCAACGTGGGCACCGACATGGATCAGGCCCTGTTGAAGGTGAATAGCCGGCTGAACCAAGTCCGTGAGTATCCCGAGGATGCCGACCAGCCAATCATCACGACCGCGAATTCATCGAACTCGCCGATTGCGTGGTTCATTCTTGGCTTGAAACCCCCTTCAGCAGAGGAAATAAGGGCTTTTGCCGCCGATCATCCGGCAATCAAACAGGAACTTGAGCGTTGTGCACAGACTAGCAATCCAGGACTGCTACTCCACCGACTACGCTCGCTGGCTTTGGAGCATCCTGAGGTAAGCGAGTTGCTACCGCCACCAGATTTGGATCCTACCAAGCTAAGGCGCTTTGCCGAGGATGAAATTGAAGCACGTTTCGAGCGCGTGGCGGGTGTTTCCCAGTCGAACGTGATTGGCGGGCTGGAAGACGAGATGCAGATTGTCGTCGATCCAGAAAAACTGGCAGCCCGACAGATCACGCTCACCCAGATGCGAGATGTACTGCGGAGCCAAAATAAAGACACCTCGGCAGGCGATTTCTACGAAGGGAAACGCCGCTGGGTAGTGCGCTCGCTGGGCGAGTTTCGCACGCCAGAGCAGGTTGAAAACCAGTTGCTCGCGGTTCGCGATGGGGCTCCTGTCTTCGTCCGCGACGTGGCGACTGTCCATTTGGGATACAAGAAGCCTGACGGCGTAGTGCGACGTTACGGTGGTTCGAGCATCGCCGTGAACTGTATACGTGAAACGGGTGCCAATGTTCTCGACATCATGGCTGACCTTCGTGTTGTGACTCAAGAATTGAATCGCGACATTCTCAACCCGAAGGGCTTGATGCTTGGCCAGGTGTACGACGAAACCGAGTACATCAATTCGTCGGTTAACTTGGTGCAAGAAAACATCTTCCTAGGTGGTGCGTTGACGATGATCGTGCTGATGTCGTTTTTGCACCTGGGCTATCGCACCCTTCTCGTGATCCCGGCCATTTTGGCGACTTCGTTGGCGGCTGTGTATCTCTCACCCTGGTGGTTTGCGTTGTGCTTGGCACTGATCATCGGCAGCGGCTTCTGGTTTGCCCGAGGGGCGCTCGTAGTGGGTTTGGCTATTCCCATCAGTATCATCGGCACGTTCTTGGTATTGGGCATGTTGGGCCGCTCGCTCAACGTGATTAGTCTCGCCGGCCTGGCGTTCGCCGTCGGAATGTTGGTCGATAATGCTATCGTGGTGCTCGAGAACATCTACCGCCGCTATTCGCTCGGCGAGTCTCCTGTGGAAGCTGCCGCGAACGGAACCGAGGAAGTCTGGGGGGCCGTCGTTTCTTCGACGCTCACGACGATCGCCGTTTTTCTTCCCGTGGTTTTCATCCAGGAAGAAGCGGGGCAACTTTTCCGTGACATTGCGTTGGCAATCAGTGCGGCAGTGGCACTCTCGCTGTTGGTGTCCGTGACGGTGATACCAACGGCTGCTTCGCGCTTGTTTCAAAAAAGGCGTGAGGAGTCGCCGCGCGATCCAATAAACAATGGCGCGCTTGATAACACGCCAATATCGCCTAAGAAACAGGTGGCCGTTGTACGCTTGATTAATGCGCTTGGTGCCAAGTTCAACGGATTCATCGTCGGATTAAACCGTTGGATTCAGGGGAGTCTCCTTCGCCAGATCGTGACAATCGTTCTGTTGATTTCCTTCGCCCTCGGTCTCAGTTGGCAGCTTTGGCCGCGAGTTGAATACCTCCCCAGCGGCAACCGGAATCTTGTCTTCGGCATTATCCTTCCTCCTCCTGGTTACAACATCGATCAATTAATGTCGCTTGGCGAGATCGTAGAGTCCGAGTTGCAACCGTATTGGGACGTCGACGAGGATTTCGATGACAGCAATTCGGAAGTTCCCACAATTGCCGATTTCTTCTTCGTCGTACGTGGTCGCTCCGTTTTCCTGGGATTGCGCGCCAAAGACCCGCTACGAGCTGGCGAGTTTGTGCCGCTGATTTTTCAGGTTGGCAAGAAGCTTCCCGGCGCGATCGCCGTTGCCAAACAATCGAGTCTCTTTGAACAAGGTCTTGCCGCGGGGCGCACGATCGATATCGAGATCACGGGACCAGAAGTTGAAAAGCTTGTGCAACTCGGTGGACAAATCTTTGGCCAAGTCATGGGAATGATCCCCAACGTACAAGCCCAGCCGAAGCCCAGCCTCGATCTTTCTAGCCCCGAAGTACATATCAAACCACGTTTATTGCAAGCCGCCGAGATGCAGGTAAGCTCTTCCGAACTCGGCTTCACTGTGGATGCGCTGGTGGATGGTGCGTATGTGAGTGACTACTTCCTCGAAGGCAAGAAAATCGACCTCACTCTCAAGGGGGAGGACAAGTATGCCGACCGCACGCAGTTGGTCGGCGCGGTCCCCATTGCAACTCCGTTGGGGCAATTGATTCCACTCAATGCGCTAGCCGATGTAACGCTAGCCAGTGGCCCCGAACAACTCAATCATCGCGAACGGGTGCGCGCGATCACAATCTCTGCGTCACCCCCTCCAGAAATGCCTTTAGAAGAGGCGATGACGATCATCCAGACACAGATCGTGCAGCCGATGCGTGAAGGGAATCAACTCGACGGGGGCTATCGCATCGCCCTGGAGGGAACCGCCGACAAGCTCCGAGAAACGTGGCTGGCACTTCGCGAGAATATCATCATCGCCCTGCTGATTACTTACCTGTTGATGGCGGCCCTGTTTGAATCGTGGCTCTATCCGTTTGTGATTATCCTGAGCGTGCCCCTGGGGGCAGTCGGCGGGATTCTTGCCCTGCATGTTCTCAACTACTTCGTGCTTCAACCGCTTGACGTGCTGACGATGCTTGGCTTTGTGGTCCTTATCGGCACTGTGGTGAACAACCCAATCCTGATCGTGCACCAAGCGCTCAACCATATCCGGTTGGATGGCATGACTCCGCGAGATGCTGTGCTCGAAAGTGTCCGCACGCGAATTCGCCCAATCTTCATGACGACAACCACCACGACACTTGGCTTGTTGCCCCTGGTCGTTTTCCCCGGGGCAGGTAGCGAACTCTATCGTGGCCTGGGTAGCGTCGTGCTGGGGGGACTGATTTCTTCTACCTTGTTTACACTGATTCTCGTGCCGACACTCTTTACGGTTACCTTATCGGCAAAACAGTTGGTCACCCGCGGCGAGAAAGGCGAGGATTTGGCGGATGAGGTCGAAGAGCTTCCGCCTCAGTCCGCAGCAGTGGAGGACGAGTTGGAAGTCGGGGCTGGAGCAAATTAATAACTTGCATTTCCGTTGTGTCCCAATCGGCTCAAATAGACCAACCCGCCAAGCATTCCCAACAGCAATGTGCCGGGTTCCGGTATGGTAGCGACACGAAAGCCGACGGTGCTGCTTTCGAGCGATGCAGCGAAAACGCGGAAACTGGAAAACCGCATGTCGCTATTAAAATGATTCCACGATCCGCCGCGGGCGACGCGATCTGAGACGTTAAAAAGCATCTCGGTCCATTCAAACACATTGCCTGCCTGGTCTTTTGTACCATAAGGGCCTACCGTAATCGGATACTCTCCCACATCAGTCATCGGATAGGTTGGTCCACGGGTGTATCCTCCACTGTTGTTGACGTGATTGGCTGAATTGCCGATATCCGAAGTCGGCAACAGATTGTTTGGCGGGGTATCGCTCTGCGTGGGGTAGTCCCAGTAGTTGCCGGTCACGCCATCATTCTTGTGGTAGGCTGACTTGTACCACTCGTCCTCACTGGGAAGAAACCATCGGGCACCAGCGTTGCGTGTGATGCTGGCCCCGTTGGACGGAATTGGTGTGCCCCCTAGTAGCGTATAGGCACCCGTTTCTGTGTTACCACTACCTTGACCATTGTGTAGCCAGTTCGTGAAGCGAATGGAGTCGTACCACGACACATACATGACGGGTTTCTTGGCATAATCATACGCGCCAGATTGGCCGGGCGACTTGACGGAATAGGAATAACTGCCGGAGGAGCCGCTGCGTAAGATTCCTCCCTTCAATTCTGTCGACATCTCTGTCCTGTAAAGGCCGTAGGGATCCGATGCAGCGACGGCATTGAGAAATTCTACATATTGGGTATTGGTAACTTCCTTGGTGGCAATGCGGAAATACTTGGCAACTGATCCGCGGCCATTCGCATCAGGTGGATTATTCACATTGCCAACCAATGCCGTATCAATGGTCGCAGCTTGCGAAGATGCGGTCATCACCAGTAAGCAGTAAGTAGCCAGCCAGTGCACGGGTCCTGTAATGCTCATCAGCCATACCTTTCGAAGAGAGTTGTCAATCAACGCAGGAGATTTCTCAACAACTATTTACTTTACCAAGCGGGCAATTCCTCAGCCCACAATCGAAAAAAGCCACTGTTACTCTGCACTTTTCGCGCAGACCATCAGTGGCTCTTCAAGTGGCTCGAATTGTTGATAAACACATTAGCGTTCCCCCCAGAAGCGAACCGAGACAAGCTACATGATAAACTCTCTCTCAACCGAAAACAAGTCGATTGAACTCTGTTTAGCAATCCACACGCGTGCTGAAGCAGCAGAGAAATCTGGTTATCTTAAATATCGGTTCTAAAAAAAACCGCGATCGGCAGTCGCGGCTTTATGTCGGAGAGTATTGTTAGTTCATACTTAACGCTGAGCCGGATGCCTGGGACAGTAGCACTGGCGAATACTCTAAACCTTTTAAGAGCCGCGATACGGCATCGTACTCGGCTCGAACTGTGGGGACCTTGTCTCCGCCGCGGGCGAGCATTTCTTTGTAGAGAGTATCGCGGAACTGGTCGCACGCCTGAGAGAGTTTGGTTCGTTCTATCTCAGGTACATAGCTACCATAGGCAGCGATGCGAGCCATCACGCGTTCCACTTCCTGGCGATGCCGGGCGAATCGGGGGCTGGCAGCCATAGTAGGCCAGTAGACGGTTCCCGTTTCCCAATCCAGGTCGAAGTCGGTCAACTGGTATTCAAGCGCTTCTTGCAGTTCCAACATTCTATTCACCTGGCGCAACTCAAGCGTATGGAGTTTGCGTGCGATTCGGTCAGAATGGTAGTGATCTCGACGAGTATCTTTGACAGCAAAAGCCGTTCTCACATGCTTCACTTTGTTGTCGAGATACTTGGAATAGGCATCTTCGCCTATGGATGCGGCTTGGGCACTCTCAAGTTCATAGTTACCTAAAGCCTGAACCAAGACGGCACTCCCCCGTAGCACTCCCTCGGCATACGTCGAGGAATGCCGGTGAAATGCCTCGGGAGGTGCGTAGGGAAACGAGGCATTGGTACTCGGCGAGAGGTGTTCAGTACTCTCTTGGGCCTCGCCGGAGTTGGTGAGTAGAATAGACGTAAGTGTGGCGGCTAGTAGGGAAAGTGTGTTTCGCATGACGGTTCTCCTGTTTTTTGGCGTTGAACGGAGCAATACTTGGCGTCTCACCCTATTAAGCGTAGAAGGCGTTCGAGAGAGACAAACTTTTTTCAGAATTTTCTCCACTCGCGGCAATAGTGCTTAAAACTCGAGGGAAATTGCAACAAACTCTTCTTTCGCTCATCTTTTCGATTTATCATGTGCCAGTGGCGAGTCGGACGCTTCAGCATCTGGCAGGACCAGCACCCGGCAAAATTGCGACCTTTGGAAGCCTAGGCGAATGTCCGATACCCCTTCGGAAGTAACTGTTCTGATCCGCCGCGCCCAGGAGGGGGATCCGGACGCCGGTCCGCAACTATTGGAGGCTGTCTACCAAAAGCTGCATCAGATGGCCGAGAAGAAATTGGCCCAAGAGCAAGAGGGCATTACCCTACAGGCAACCGTTCTGGTCCACGATGCTTATCTCCAGTTGGTCCGGGCGGGCGAAGCGAATAACCTAAACGACCGTAAGCATTTCTACATCGTGGCCGCCAAGGTGATGCGGCGAATGTTGATCGATCGGGCACGCAGCAGACGAGCCCTCAAGCGGGGTGGTCACGATTGGAAACGTTCTGCCGTAGAAGTCGACCACGTCGCAGATTCGGGGGACAACACCGACGTTCTTGCATTGCATGAAGCACTCAAGAAGCTGGCCCTGCTCGATCCTCGGCAAGCAGAGATTGTTGAAATGCGGTATTTTGGAGGTTATTCGGTCGAAGAGACTGCAGATCTGCTGGGAGTCTCTAGCAGCACAGTGAAACAAGACTTTGCCTCGGCGAAGGCTTGGCTCTATCGCGAATTGACACGAGGTTGATGATGCCAGACACGCGCTGGGATGAAGTCAAACAGCTTTTCAACGAGGTGGTATCGCTTGCTCCACAGGATCGCAAAGTGTTTCTTGAAGAACTAGCCCAGAGATCCTCCCACTTGCATCAAGAAGTGGTTGCCCTGTTGACCTCGCATGAAGCAGCCGACAAAGGGAGTTTTCTTAAGAGCCTCAAGCACAAGAATTCAGCCGACTTGGAAGAGACCATCAGCCTGGCTAACCTCCCTACACTGGATAAGAACGGAGAGGGCGAAGATGCTCTCTCGATGAACACGATGTCCACAGCAGCACCTATCGAGGAGTCTTCCTACATTGGTGAACTTGGCGACTATAGTCTCATCGAACAACTCGGTCGCGGCGGAATGGGGGTCGTATATAAGGCTTATCAGAAAAAACTCCGCCGCACGGTTGCCTTGAAAGTGATCGGTTCGGGAAGCCTGTGTGCTCCCGAGGACATTGCCCGCTTCCACATCGAAGCCGAGGCCGCCGCTCGACTCAACCATCCGGGCATCGTACCCGTCTACGACGTAGGAGAGCACGAGGGAACCCACTACTACTCGATGGAATGTGTCGAGGGGGATAGTCTGGCAAAGTATGTTGGTGCCAACAATCCGCGACTCGATCCCCGGCGTGTCACCCAGATGATTGAGAAAGTTTGTCGCGCAGTGCAATACGCCCACGATCGTGCCGTGATTCATCGCGACCTGAAACCAGCCAACATCATGGTCGACAAGGAAGGGCAGCCTCGCTTGACGGATTTCGGACTGGCCAAGGTCCTGCAGGAAGAGGAAGGCCTCACCATGACGGGCCAAGTGATGGGGACACCCAACTACATGGCCCCAGAGCAGGCGAAGGGGCAAGTCGACCAGATCTCGAACCGCACTGATGTCTACTCCTTGGGGGCGACATTGTATGCCCTGCTCTCCGGTGCACCACCATTCGTGGGCAAGAACTTGATGGAGACGCTTCGCAAAGTAGAAAGTGCCGCACCCGAGCCACTCAGCTTCCACGGCTCTCCGGTGCCACTCGACCTGTGGACGATCTGCGAGAAGAGCCTCGCCAAGCGGCCTGAGGATCGCTACGAATCAGCAGGTGCCATGGCGGATGATCTCGAGCGTTATCTTTCAGGATTCCCCATCGCTGCCAGGGCTGTCGGACCTTGGATGCGATTCTATCGTTGGTGTCAACGAAACACGCTCGTCGCTGCGTTGATAGGCGCTGTGATGGGCACGATGCTTGTCGCCACGATCGTCTCGATCAGTTTTGCCATCCAAACCAAGTCAGCACTCCGCAGGGCGGAATATAATCGCGGGCAGCTGGAAAGAGCTTTAGACGACGCTTTTATCTCAGTCAGTGAAAACGATCTCTCTGACGAACCTGGCACCCAACAGGTCCGTCGCAGACTGCTCACCATCGCAGAGAAGTATTACGATGAGCTCAGTAGCACCGACCAGATTTCACCAGCCTATGTAGCCAATGCGGCATACCTGCTGGGCAGAGTCCAGTCCTCACTCGGCATGGACGAAGAAGCCGAACAGTCTTTCAAGAAAGCGATCTCTTCGCAAACCGGCCTGGCGCATAAACCAGCAAGCACAATCGATTCCCGGATGGCACTTGCCGCAACTTATAATGAGTTGGCCAAACTAGGAGAAAAGGCCTGGAATGTTCGGCTCGACGAAGCGAATGAAGTTGCCCAAGCTGGCCTGCACTCATGGCGCGAGCATTCCCAGAATTGTCTCGATTGCCGTACTCAGGCGCTGGCAGAGTCCCCCAACCGACGCGACCTGAAGAGACTCGAGGCCAACGCCAAGATGAATCTGGGTTTGAGCCATGTCGCCCAGGGTCGCGAGAATCCGCAGGGCACCGACTTCGCCGAGGCCGAGCGACTTCTGCAAGAAGCTAACGAAACCTTCCGCGAGCTAAACGAGCAAGCGGAGAATGATCCACTCGTACAAAAGGATCTTGCCCGTGGGTTGGCGGCGTTGGCCCGCCTGCGCGATGCCGAAGCAGAGGCTCTGGCGAATTCAGATCCAGAAGCCTACGAATCACTACTCCGCAAATCTCTGGAACTCCGCTCCCAAGCAGCCGAAACAATAGCCTCGCTTCCAGTCGAATCGGTATCCGCCGAGACTCAGATGATGTTGGCCACAAGCTATCAGCTCTGTGGCGAAAGCCACGTGCAGTTGG contains:
- a CDS encoding serine/threonine protein kinase: MMPDTRWDEVKQLFNEVVSLAPQDRKVFLEELAQRSSHLHQEVVALLTSHEAADKGSFLKSLKHKNSADLEETISLANLPTLDKNGEGEDALSMNTMSTAAPIEESSYIGELGDYSLIEQLGRGGMGVVYKAYQKKLRRTVALKVIGSGSLCAPEDIARFHIEAEAAARLNHPGIVPVYDVGEHEGTHYYSMECVEGDSLAKYVGANNPRLDPRRVTQMIEKVCRAVQYAHDRAVIHRDLKPANIMVDKEGQPRLTDFGLAKVLQEEEGLTMTGQVMGTPNYMAPEQAKGQVDQISNRTDVYSLGATLYALLSGAPPFVGKNLMETLRKVESAAPEPLSFHGSPVPLDLWTICEKSLAKRPEDRYESAGAMADDLERYLSGFPIAARAVGPWMRFYRWCQRNTLVAALIGAVMGTMLVATIVSISFAIQTKSALRRAEYNRGQLERALDDAFISVSENDLSDEPGTQQVRRRLLTIAEKYYDELSSTDQISPAYVANAAYLLGRVQSSLGMDEEAEQSFKKAISSQTGLAHKPASTIDSRMALAATYNELAKLGEKAWNVRLDEANEVAQAGLHSWREHSQNCLDCRTQALAESPNRRDLKRLEANAKMNLGLSHVAQGRENPQGTDFAEAERLLQEANETFRELNEQAENDPLVQKDLARGLAALARLRDAEAEALANSDPEAYESLLRKSLELRSQAAETIASLPVESVSAETQMMLATSYQLCGESHVQLGEFNEAVAAYKSNMHVMQQLLMTNPSVFKYREGVARAQFMLSQLLFALQDNEGYDYTVEFHHSLVDGLAIDPENEKAADLLYEYTTAIADSLAQAELVPEAVEALNHARNLLVDLQILGGDRSIIENTIERLDRKIEELQGLESTT
- a CDS encoding sigma-70 family RNA polymerase sigma factor; the encoded protein is MSDTPSEVTVLIRRAQEGDPDAGPQLLEAVYQKLHQMAEKKLAQEQEGITLQATVLVHDAYLQLVRAGEANNLNDRKHFYIVAAKVMRRMLIDRARSRRALKRGGHDWKRSAVEVDHVADSGDNTDVLALHEALKKLALLDPRQAEIVEMRYFGGYSVEETADLLGVSSSTVKQDFASAKAWLYRELTRG
- a CDS encoding formylglycine-generating enzyme family protein; translation: MSITGPVHWLATYCLLVMTASSQAATIDTALVGNVNNPPDANGRGSVAKYFRIATKEVTNTQYVEFLNAVAASDPYGLYRTEMSTELKGGILRSGSSGSYSYSVKSPGQSGAYDYAKKPVMYVSWYDSIRFTNWLHNGQGSGNTETGAYTLLGGTPIPSNGASITRNAGARWFLPSEDEWYKSAYHKNDGVTGNYWDYPTQSDTPPNNLLPTSDIGNSANHVNNSGGYTRGPTYPMTDVGEYPITVGPYGTKDQAGNVFEWTEMLFNVSDRVARGGSWNHFNSDMRFSSFRVFAASLESSTVGFRVATIPEPGTLLLGMLGGLVYLSRLGHNGNASY